A genomic region of Larus michahellis chromosome 25, bLarMic1.1, whole genome shotgun sequence contains the following coding sequences:
- the TMED1 gene encoding transmembrane emp24 domain-containing protein 1, translating to MRSQNARRRQGPANERRGFRPRGPRPAGRPPAGPEAPPRRSRLRRPPRPLLFSSPGPWRGAGPALKAPRAKMAARWLWLLALWARPAAAPPPPDAEVTFVLPAGRRECFYQGAPGNASMEAEYQVIGGAGLDVDFSLESPSGRLLVREHRRSDGAHTVEPTEAGDYKLCFDNSFSTISEKLVFFELLFDARPEEEEEEEEEEEGGEEGEGWPAAPEDALDVKIEDIKESIETMKSRLDRSIQMQTLLRAFEARDRNLQENNLGRVNFWSAVNLGLLLVVAVLQVYTLRSLFQDKRTVRT from the exons ATGAGAAGCCAGAACGCCAGGCGCCGGCAGGGACCAGCCAATGAGCGGAGAGGATTCCGGCCCCGAGGACCCCGGCCCGCGGGGCGGCCCCCGGCGGGGCCTGAAGCCCCGCCGCGTCGCTCCCGCCTCAGGCGCCCGCCGCGGCCACTCCTCTTCTCCTCGCCGGGTccttggcggggggcggggcctgcctTAAAGGCGCCGCGGGCAAAGATGGCGGCGCGCTGGCTGTGGCTGCTGGCGCTctgggcccggcccgccgccgccccgccgccgcccgacgCCGAGGTGACCTTCGTGCTGCCCGCCGGCCGCCGGGAGTGCTTCTACCAGGGCGCGCCCGGCAACGCCTCCATGGAGGCCGAGTACCAG GTGatcggcggggccgggctggacGTCGACTTCTCCCTGGAGAGTCCCTCGGGGCGGCTGCTGGTCCGGGAGCACCGGCGCTCCGACGGCGCCCACac cgtggAGCCCACCGAGGCCGGCGACTACAAGCTCTGCTTCGACAACTCCTTCAGCACCATCTCGGAGAAGTTGGTTTTCTTCGAGCTGCTCTTCGACGCCcgcccggaggaggaggaggaggaggaggaggaggaggaggggggggaggaaggcgAGGGCTGGCCGGCGGCGCCCGAGGACGCGCTGGACGTCAAGATCGAGGACatcaag gaaTCCATCGAGACCATGAAGAGCCGCCTGGATCGGAGCATCCAGATGCAGACGCTGCTCCGAGCTTTCGAGGCTCGAGACCGGAATCTTCAGGAGAACAACCTGGGCCGGGTGAACTTCTGGTCGGCCGTGAActtggggctgctgctggtggtggccgTTCTCCAGGTCTACACGCTCCGGAGCCTCTTCCAGGACAAGCGGACGGTGCGGACGTAG